From a region of the Candidatus Binatia bacterium genome:
- a CDS encoding outer membrane beta-barrel protein encodes MSRTIVMAAVLCLLVASPSLAGVPGAGKMVQIGIGGGVSLPVSHAKDALKDGFHVRGILEVKPPMFPLGLRGALGYQKFDLEHAPLGTTGNGNILSGMGGITIGMSLGPIRPYITASLGAFRVETKMDSTGTETSAHETKFGIDGGAGVQFKLASLHGFVEARLENVYTDQGFDTSFLEKNSTRIIPVTFGLMF; translated from the coding sequence ATGTCGCGGACGATCGTGATGGCGGCGGTGCTGTGTCTCCTTGTGGCGTCTCCCTCGCTGGCCGGGGTCCCGGGCGCCGGCAAGATGGTCCAGATTGGAATCGGCGGGGGCGTGAGCCTTCCGGTCAGCCACGCCAAGGACGCGCTCAAGGACGGCTTCCACGTCCGCGGCATCCTCGAGGTGAAGCCCCCGATGTTCCCGCTCGGGCTCCGCGGCGCGCTCGGGTATCAGAAGTTCGACCTGGAGCACGCCCCACTCGGGACGACCGGAAACGGCAACATCCTCTCCGGGATGGGCGGGATCACGATCGGGATGTCCCTGGGTCCGATCCGCCCCTACATCACGGCCAGCCTCGGAGCGTTCCGGGTCGAGACGAAGATGGACTCCACCGGCACCGAGACGTCAGCGCATGAGACCAAGTTCGGAATCGACGGCGGCGCGGGCGTCCAGTTCAAGCTGGCCAGCCTGCACGGCTTCGTCGAGGCCCGGCTGGAGAACGTCTACACCGACCAGGGCTTCGACACGAGCTTCCTCGAGAAGAACTCGACGCGGATCATCCCGGTGACCTTCGGCCTGATGTTCTAG